A single Carnobacterium inhibens subsp. inhibens DSM 13024 DNA region contains:
- a CDS encoding mannose/fructose/sorbose PTS transporter subunit IIA has protein sequence MVGIILASHGEFAEGILQSGAMIFGEQENVKAITLMPSEGPEDVKAKMETAVASFDDQDEVLFLVDLWGGTPFNQANTLFEEHKEKWAIVSGLNLPMVIEAYASRLSMDSAQEIAAHIIETAKEGIKIRPEELEPKGAKAAPVQTSNAGAPGKMQYVLARIDSRLLHGQVATAWTKTTGPTRIIVVSDTVAKDELRKKLIQQAAPPGVKAHVVPVEKMIELAKDDQHFGGQKALLLFENPQDALRAVEGGVPLETINVGSMAHSIGKVQPNKVLAFDQKDIDAFKKLKEAGISFDVRKVPNDSKGNMDGIIKKAQEELKK, from the coding sequence ATGGTAGGAATTATACTAGCAAGCCATGGCGAATTCGCTGAAGGCATCTTGCAATCCGGCGCTATGATTTTTGGAGAACAAGAGAATGTTAAAGCTATAACCTTGATGCCAAGCGAAGGCCCAGAAGATGTTAAAGCTAAAATGGAAACTGCAGTTGCATCTTTTGACGATCAAGATGAAGTATTATTCTTAGTTGATTTATGGGGTGGTACTCCATTTAATCAAGCAAATACTTTGTTTGAAGAACACAAAGAAAAATGGGCAATTGTTTCCGGATTAAATTTACCAATGGTAATTGAAGCTTATGCGTCTCGTTTGTCAATGGATTCTGCGCAAGAAATTGCAGCACATATCATTGAAACAGCAAAAGAGGGTATAAAAATTAGACCTGAAGAATTAGAACCAAAAGGAGCAAAAGCAGCTCCAGTTCAAACCTCTAATGCAGGTGCTCCTGGAAAAATGCAATACGTGTTAGCACGTATTGATTCTAGGTTACTTCATGGTCAAGTAGCAACTGCTTGGACTAAGACAACTGGACCTACTCGTATTATAGTTGTTTCTGATACTGTTGCTAAAGATGAACTTCGTAAGAAATTAATTCAACAAGCGGCTCCTCCAGGTGTTAAAGCACATGTTGTCCCTGTTGAAAAAATGATTGAACTTGCAAAAGACGATCAACACTTTGGTGGTCAAAAAGCACTTCTTTTATTTGAAAATCCACAAGATGCACTTAGAGCTGTTGAAGGTGGCGTTCCATTGGAAACAATCAATGTTGGTTCTATGGCACATTCAATTGGTAAAGTTCAACCAAACAAAGTATTAGCATTTGATCAAAAAGATATTGATGCTTTCAAGAAATTGAAAGAAGCAGGAATTAGCTTTGACGTACGTAAAGTTCCAAATGATTCAAAAGGAAATATGGATGGAATTATCAAGAAAGCTCAAGAAGAGTTGAAAAAATAA
- a CDS encoding helix-turn-helix transcriptional regulator, whose amino-acid sequence MAKNLRLKVARAQYELSQQQLADAVNVTRQTISAIERGDYNPTVNLCIDICKVFDLTLNDLFWEE is encoded by the coding sequence ATGGCTAAAAATTTACGTTTAAAAGTAGCTCGTGCTCAATACGAACTATCTCAACAACAACTAGCAGACGCCGTAAACGTAACACGACAAACGATCAGTGCTATTGAACGAGGGGATTACAACCCTACAGTTAATTTATGTATAGACATTTGTAAAGTATTTGACTTAACCTTGAATGATTTATTTTGGGAGGAATAA
- a CDS encoding Zn-finger containing protein, with amino-acid sequence MGKLRAKLQKFMIGRYGVDKLSNYLLYGGLIILVLANLFHWSIIGLLGWAAILFGYYRAFSRNRTKRYQENQKFLTFTRQLTRSWNQKRNKFLQRKVYKYYACPNCHKKLRVPRNKGKITITCPHCREKFIKKT; translated from the coding sequence ATGGGAAAATTAAGAGCTAAACTTCAAAAATTTATGATTGGCAGATACGGCGTAGATAAGCTTTCTAACTATTTGCTATACGGAGGACTGATTATCCTCGTCTTGGCTAATTTATTTCATTGGTCAATTATTGGATTACTAGGTTGGGCAGCCATTCTCTTTGGTTACTACCGAGCATTTTCCCGTAATCGGACAAAAAGGTACCAAGAAAACCAAAAATTTTTGACCTTCACACGTCAGCTAACTAGAAGTTGGAATCAAAAGCGCAATAAATTTTTACAACGAAAAGTATACAAATACTATGCTTGTCCCAACTGTCATAAAAAATTACGTGTGCCGCGAAACAAAGGAAAAATCACTATCACTTGTCCGCATTGCCGTGAAAAATTCATCAAAAAAACTTAA
- a CDS encoding class I SAM-dependent methyltransferase, producing the protein MKKNIKTEDTIKRWDNFAETYSKSHTEQGDVHKEIFLNPPLFSLMGTVKNKKILDAGCGEGYLSRLLAKSDANVTAVDYSPKMIEIARERTPNGLSIHYIEGNCEDLHSLEDASFDLIVSNMVIHDLENYKKTFKEMFRLLVDGGTFVFSILHPCFVTPGSGWEKTENGEKLHWNVDNYFYEGAYEQKLGNTEKMVYFHRTLMTYINTLIQTGFTLECMVEPVPSKEMLEKYPSFEEDFRCADFMVFKLKK; encoded by the coding sequence ATGAAGAAAAATATAAAGACAGAAGATACTATTAAAAGATGGGACAACTTTGCAGAAACTTATTCAAAAAGTCATACAGAGCAAGGAGATGTACATAAAGAAATTTTTTTGAACCCACCGTTATTTTCATTGATGGGAACAGTAAAAAATAAAAAAATTTTGGATGCGGGATGTGGTGAAGGGTATTTAAGCAGATTGCTAGCTAAGTCTGATGCTAACGTAACAGCAGTAGATTATTCTCCAAAAATGATTGAAATTGCACGTGAGAGAACGCCCAACGGATTATCCATTCATTATATAGAAGGTAATTGTGAAGATTTACATAGTTTAGAAGATGCAAGTTTTGATTTAATCGTGTCCAATATGGTCATACATGACCTGGAAAATTATAAAAAAACATTCAAAGAAATGTTTCGATTGTTAGTTGATGGAGGAACCTTTGTTTTTTCTATTCTGCATCCTTGTTTTGTTACTCCGGGTAGTGGTTGGGAAAAAACAGAAAATGGAGAAAAACTGCATTGGAATGTAGATAATTATTTTTACGAAGGAGCTTATGAGCAGAAACTAGGAAATACAGAGAAAATGGTTTATTTCCATAGAACTTTAATGACATATATTAATACACTCATACAAACTGGTTTTACTTTAGAATGTATGGTAGAACCTGTGCCGTCGAAAGAAATGTTAGAGAAATACCCTTCTTTTGAAGAGGACTTTAGATGTGCTGATTTTATGGTGTTTAAGTTAAAAAAATAA
- a CDS encoding ABC transporter ATP-binding protein has protein sequence MVRLLHYAKRYRKQIILGPFFKFLEAFFELLLPLMMAMLIDEGIAVGNSTRIWQMAGCMVLLTVAGGVCALICQYFSSIASQGFGTELRNQMMRKINQFSHDDLNLFGTDTLVTRMTNDINQLQLALAMLIRLVVRAPFLSVGSVLMAFIIDARLGMLYLLLLPIFCVILYLIIRYAVPLYQKVQQRLDRVNKLIAQNLSGVRVIRAYARTETDTKVFAKTTDELADINEKVSNISALLSPSTTLIMNLGVITLLYLGGFSVNEGTLQQGQILALISYMNQMLLALIVVSNLVVIFTRAYASGQRVNEVLDTEPSLVSPENGKIEKQLNQPLVEFNHVDFRYSKDAGLSLTDIDFSIEDNTVIGITGGTGSGKSTLTQLIPRFYDSSAGTVDFMGLDVKEWNLNELRKQIKMVPQIAVLFHGTIRENLQWGKTDATDDECWEALKTAQCLEFVQKLPSKLDTLVMENGKNFSGGQRQRLTIARAIVSKPKLLILDDSLSALDYQTDLDLREALKNDLNGTVIIISQRIRSLQQAKQILLMDSGRISAVGTHEELLKHSAAYQELVASQEEV, from the coding sequence TTGGTACGCTTGTTACACTATGCCAAAAGATATCGGAAACAAATTATATTAGGACCTTTTTTCAAATTTTTAGAGGCCTTCTTTGAATTGCTCTTACCTTTAATGATGGCAATGTTGATTGATGAAGGAATAGCCGTTGGAAATAGTACACGCATTTGGCAAATGGCAGGATGTATGGTGTTACTGACGGTGGCTGGGGGAGTTTGTGCTCTGATCTGTCAGTATTTTTCTTCTATTGCATCACAAGGGTTTGGAACGGAATTGCGTAATCAAATGATGAGAAAAATCAATCAGTTTTCCCATGATGACCTCAATCTCTTTGGAACAGATACATTAGTGACAAGGATGACCAATGACATTAATCAATTACAGCTGGCTTTGGCTATGTTGATTCGTCTTGTCGTGCGAGCTCCCTTTTTAAGCGTGGGATCTGTTTTGATGGCCTTTATCATTGACGCACGTTTAGGCATGCTTTACCTTCTATTACTACCCATTTTTTGTGTCATACTTTATTTGATTATTCGATATGCTGTTCCTTTGTATCAAAAAGTTCAACAGCGTTTGGATAGAGTGAATAAGCTGATTGCACAAAACTTGAGCGGTGTACGCGTGATTCGTGCTTATGCCCGAACAGAAACGGATACTAAGGTTTTTGCCAAGACGACAGATGAATTGGCCGATATTAACGAAAAAGTTTCCAATATATCTGCTTTATTATCTCCAAGTACGACATTAATTATGAATTTAGGGGTTATTACTCTATTATACTTAGGTGGTTTTTCTGTTAATGAAGGAACACTGCAACAAGGCCAGATCTTAGCTTTGATTAGCTATATGAATCAGATGTTGCTTGCACTGATCGTAGTATCAAATCTTGTCGTTATCTTTACCCGCGCATATGCTTCAGGGCAACGAGTAAATGAAGTGTTAGATACTGAACCAAGCCTAGTTTCTCCAGAAAATGGCAAAATTGAGAAGCAACTCAATCAGCCGCTGGTTGAATTTAATCATGTTGATTTTCGTTATAGTAAAGATGCTGGCCTTTCGTTAACGGATATTGATTTTTCGATAGAGGATAACACCGTTATTGGCATCACTGGTGGTACTGGTAGCGGGAAGTCAACGTTGACTCAGTTAATCCCACGTTTTTATGATTCCAGTGCCGGTACTGTCGATTTTATGGGACTAGATGTCAAAGAGTGGAACTTAAATGAATTGCGCAAACAGATTAAAATGGTACCGCAAATAGCGGTGTTATTTCATGGAACGATTCGTGAGAACTTACAGTGGGGAAAAACGGATGCAACGGATGACGAATGTTGGGAAGCGTTGAAAACAGCACAATGTTTAGAATTTGTCCAGAAGTTGCCAAGTAAGTTGGACACTCTTGTAATGGAAAATGGGAAAAATTTTTCTGGAGGTCAACGTCAAAGGTTAACGATTGCACGTGCAATCGTTAGTAAACCAAAGTTATTAATTTTGGACGATTCGTTATCTGCATTGGATTATCAAACAGACTTAGATTTGCGGGAAGCATTAAAAAATGATTTAAATGGTACGGTTATTATTATTTCACAACGTATCCGTTCATTGCAGCAAGCCAAGCAGATTTTGTTGATGGATAGTGGACGAATTTCAGCTGTTGGAACACATGAAGAGTTGTTAAAACATTCTGCAGCTTATCAAGAATTGGTTGCTTCACAGGAGGAGGTTTAA
- a CDS encoding MFS transporter yields MENQTKNWRKQFVPLILGQSISLIGSSAVQFALMWWLASQTNSGTVLSIAGLFAFLPQLIIGPFAGVWVDRMDKKKVVIIADLFTGLVALFLSLSIVIAEAQITLILVSLFLRAVASVFHTPAIQAIVPTLVPADELVEANSWNQFLQSGAYMLGPVIGAVLYSIAPLWVILLTDTLGAIIACGIIGRIKIKKITASGETSSYFEELRLGFREFVQNKNILKVTIIGVFVMFFYLPLSSLFPLMTTNHFQLSALFGGIIEVVYAFGMLLGAVVIGKLNKKQNKLKQSIYGLIGISVVTVLSGATSGSLIGFWLFALFSFLMGGFGNQFSIPFTAYVQEEIAAEKLGRFFSFYGSIMIIAMPVGLLLAGPMTDLLGINSWFLIAGICSLVISIFGYFSIE; encoded by the coding sequence ATGGAAAATCAAACAAAAAATTGGCGAAAACAATTTGTCCCATTAATTTTAGGCCAATCCATTAGCTTGATTGGCAGTTCAGCTGTTCAATTTGCCTTGATGTGGTGGCTGGCAAGTCAAACAAATTCAGGTACAGTATTATCAATAGCAGGGCTTTTTGCTTTTTTACCTCAACTGATCATAGGTCCTTTTGCTGGAGTCTGGGTCGATAGAATGGATAAAAAGAAAGTCGTTATTATTGCTGACCTGTTTACTGGTCTGGTTGCTCTTTTTCTTTCCCTTTCGATTGTGATAGCTGAGGCACAAATAACACTGATCTTAGTTTCTTTGTTCTTAAGAGCAGTGGCAAGTGTATTTCATACACCTGCCATTCAAGCAATTGTTCCAACATTAGTTCCGGCAGATGAATTAGTAGAAGCTAATAGTTGGAATCAATTTTTACAATCAGGTGCCTATATGTTAGGGCCGGTAATTGGGGCTGTTCTTTATTCTATAGCGCCGCTGTGGGTCATTTTATTGACCGATACTTTAGGAGCAATAATCGCTTGCGGTATTATCGGAAGAATAAAAATTAAAAAAATTACGGCCTCTGGAGAAACTTCATCTTATTTCGAAGAGTTAAGGCTAGGGTTTAGAGAATTTGTTCAAAACAAGAATATCTTAAAAGTCACTATTATTGGCGTTTTTGTCATGTTCTTTTACTTGCCGCTTTCTTCTCTGTTTCCTTTAATGACAACGAACCACTTTCAATTATCCGCTCTTTTCGGGGGGATCATCGAAGTTGTTTATGCGTTTGGCATGCTTTTAGGAGCTGTAGTTATTGGAAAGCTCAATAAAAAACAGAATAAACTCAAGCAGAGTATTTATGGACTGATAGGCATTAGCGTAGTGACAGTACTATCAGGCGCTACATCAGGTAGCCTGATTGGATTTTGGTTGTTTGCCTTATTCTCATTTTTAATGGGTGGGTTTGGAAATCAATTCTCAATTCCTTTTACTGCTTATGTCCAAGAAGAGATTGCTGCAGAAAAATTGGGGCGTTTTTTCAGTTTTTATGGAAGTATTATGATTATCGCAATGCCAGTTGGATTGCTTTTAGCTGGACCTATGACTGATTTACTAGGAATAAATAGTTGGTTTTTAATTGCAGGAATTTGCAGCTTAGTTATTAGTATTTTCGGCTATTTTAGTATTGAATAA
- a CDS encoding ABC transporter ATP-binding protein yields the protein MEKISSKGFKLFWPYLTAYRKELGFASLFGLVSGVTVVLMTYYIGVGVDLLIGAGEVDFSVLYRTLFLLAGILLVTVVSQWLIQILANRVAYKSIAELRKDTFIHLNQLPLNYYDQTAHGNIVSRFTNDMDNVSVAVASVLMQLFSGVSTLVVAFIFMMVLSPILTLVVLVATPVIFFVMWFVAKTSQYRFKSQQGITGELSGFINERILNQKIVKAFQQEESSQEKFEVINQRLYVEGQKAQFASSLTNPLSRVVDHLAYIAVGLVGGLLIIYGNTGVTIGIISSFTIYSTQFTKPFIEISGITTEIQLAIAGLDRTYDIMKQTIEKPDETTAKVLTNAKGVVEFKQVDFAYKKDQPLITDFSLKVYAGETVAIVGKTGAGKSTLINLLMRFYDVDAGSISIDGTDIRAITRDSLRQSFGMVLQDTWLFDGSLRANLRYGNKEATDEMIYDALKKTYMYEYVIRLPEKLDTNIGASGIKVSEGQRQLLTIARTMISNPDMLILDEATSSVDTLTEQKIQSAFLQMMEGHTSFVIAHRLSTIKNADQIIVLDQGHILEVGTHEELLEKGGSYAKLHKAQFTVED from the coding sequence ATGGAAAAAATATCTTCCAAAGGATTCAAATTGTTTTGGCCATACCTTACTGCGTATCGAAAAGAATTAGGATTTGCCAGTTTATTTGGTTTAGTTAGCGGGGTAACGGTTGTTTTAATGACTTATTATATAGGAGTCGGAGTAGATTTGTTAATAGGAGCAGGGGAAGTGGATTTTTCTGTTTTATATCGAACGCTATTTTTATTAGCAGGAATTTTATTGGTTACAGTGGTTAGCCAATGGTTGATCCAAATTTTAGCGAATCGAGTCGCTTACAAGTCAATCGCAGAATTACGAAAAGATACGTTTATCCACTTAAACCAACTGCCATTAAATTATTACGATCAAACAGCTCATGGAAATATTGTCAGTCGATTTACAAATGATATGGACAATGTGTCTGTAGCTGTGGCTTCTGTACTGATGCAATTATTTTCCGGTGTATCGACATTAGTGGTTGCCTTTATTTTTATGATGGTTTTAAGCCCGATACTAACATTAGTTGTATTAGTTGCAACACCTGTTATCTTTTTTGTGATGTGGTTTGTAGCGAAAACCTCTCAGTATCGTTTTAAAAGTCAACAAGGGATAACGGGAGAATTATCTGGGTTTATTAATGAAAGAATTCTAAATCAAAAAATTGTTAAAGCTTTTCAACAAGAAGAATCTTCTCAAGAAAAATTTGAAGTCATCAATCAACGGCTATATGTAGAAGGACAAAAAGCACAATTTGCTTCTTCTTTAACGAATCCTCTTTCAAGAGTTGTGGATCACTTAGCGTATATTGCGGTAGGTTTAGTAGGTGGGCTATTGATTATTTATGGAAACACTGGTGTGACGATCGGAATTATTTCTAGTTTCACGATTTATTCGACACAATTTACAAAACCGTTTATTGAGATTTCCGGAATCACGACAGAAATTCAATTGGCAATAGCTGGACTTGATCGAACTTATGACATCATGAAGCAAACGATTGAAAAACCTGATGAAACAACTGCAAAGGTTCTAACGAATGCTAAAGGCGTAGTGGAATTTAAGCAAGTCGATTTTGCGTATAAAAAAGACCAACCTTTGATTACTGATTTTAGCTTGAAAGTTTATGCGGGAGAAACAGTTGCGATTGTAGGGAAGACGGGTGCTGGAAAATCTACATTGATCAATCTGCTTATGCGCTTTTATGACGTTGATGCAGGGAGTATCTCTATTGATGGAACCGACATTCGCGCTATTACACGAGACAGCTTACGTCAGAGTTTTGGCATGGTATTACAGGATACTTGGCTTTTTGATGGTTCTTTACGCGCTAATTTACGATATGGAAATAAAGAAGCGACAGATGAAATGATCTATGACGCATTGAAGAAAACTTATATGTATGAATATGTGATTCGGTTACCTGAAAAGCTGGACACAAATATTGGAGCTAGTGGAATAAAGGTATCAGAAGGTCAAAGACAATTATTGACGATTGCGCGTACGATGATTTCCAATCCGGATATGTTGATTTTGGACGAAGCAACAAGCTCTGTAGATACATTGACGGAGCAAAAAATTCAATCTGCTTTCTTGCAAATGATGGAGGGGCACACAAGTTTTGTTATCGCCCATCGATTATCTACTATTAAGAATGCTGATCAGATCATCGTTTTAGATCAAGGACATATTCTAGAAGTTGGCACACATGAGGAATTGCTGGAAAAAGGTGGAAGTTATGCTAAACTTCATAAAGCTCAGTTTACTGTAGAAGACTAG
- a CDS encoding peptide ABC transporter substrate-binding protein produces the protein MRTTYKLAASLSTIFLLSACSSNEDTSSTSSSDSTSNNSEGQVVHYSAPTELSTMDTALITDINSSNYLGHVIEGLLRIDEEGNPVPAIAADEGTISEDGLTYTYKLREDAVWSNGDPVTANDFVYAMQKLVDPDTGASYSYLAETIVNANEIMAGEKEPSELGVTANGDYEITFNLTQPTPYFEFLLSFTAFFPQNQAFVEEQGEDYGTTSDALLANGPFILDNWDGTGLTWDLVKNEDYYAADEVTLDTVNVQVVKETSTGVNLFEGGQIDNSQLTGEIVKQYADNENVVVQKKARTSYLEFNWDNEYLQNEKLREALGLVINTDDLVNTVLADGSTEISGFLPADFVTNPSTGEDFTEETDSFLSYDIERAQELWEEAKAELGVDNISISFVGDDDEKSKQISQYIQGQIQNNLPGISVELRNVPKKNRLALADSRDFDILLTGWGADFADAINFMDLLYSDSAYNEGGYSNSDYDALIDQSKTTNANDDEKRWEDLQEAHKILTDDFAFIPLYQEAETQLRNPAVKGIIFHSVGVEFDLSRASVEN, from the coding sequence GTGAGAACAACATATAAATTAGCAGCATCATTGAGTACCATATTCTTATTAAGTGCATGTAGTAGTAATGAAGATACTTCTAGCACATCCAGCAGTGATTCAACGAGTAACAATTCAGAAGGACAAGTAGTTCACTATAGTGCACCTACAGAATTATCAACTATGGATACCGCATTAATTACCGACATCAATAGCTCAAACTATTTAGGACATGTGATTGAAGGCTTATTGAGAATTGATGAAGAAGGGAATCCTGTACCCGCTATTGCAGCTGATGAGGGAACCATTTCAGAAGATGGACTTACATACACCTATAAACTTCGTGAAGATGCTGTCTGGTCAAATGGCGATCCCGTTACTGCAAATGATTTCGTATATGCTATGCAAAAATTAGTTGACCCAGATACGGGTGCTTCATATAGCTATTTAGCTGAAACGATTGTAAATGCGAATGAAATTATGGCAGGTGAAAAAGAACCAAGTGAATTAGGGGTTACGGCTAATGGCGATTATGAAATCACTTTTAACTTAACACAACCAACACCTTACTTTGAATTCCTATTATCTTTCACAGCCTTCTTCCCTCAAAATCAAGCATTTGTTGAAGAACAAGGCGAAGATTACGGCACTACAAGTGATGCACTATTAGCAAATGGTCCTTTTATTTTAGATAATTGGGATGGAACCGGATTGACTTGGGACTTAGTAAAAAATGAAGATTACTATGCAGCTGACGAAGTAACTTTAGATACTGTCAATGTACAAGTTGTCAAAGAAACAAGTACCGGCGTCAATTTATTTGAAGGCGGGCAAATTGACAACTCTCAACTGACTGGTGAAATAGTTAAACAATACGCTGATAATGAAAATGTTGTCGTTCAAAAGAAAGCCAGAACTTCTTACTTGGAATTCAATTGGGACAACGAATACTTGCAAAATGAAAAATTAAGAGAAGCATTAGGATTGGTTATCAATACCGATGATTTAGTGAATACTGTTTTAGCTGACGGATCTACTGAAATCAGTGGATTTTTACCAGCTGACTTTGTCACAAACCCTTCTACAGGAGAAGATTTCACTGAAGAAACTGACTCATTCCTTTCTTACGATATTGAGCGTGCTCAAGAATTATGGGAAGAAGCCAAAGCTGAATTAGGCGTGGATAATATTTCCATCTCTTTCGTTGGGGATGATGATGAAAAAAGCAAACAAATCAGTCAATACATCCAAGGTCAAATTCAAAACAACTTACCTGGTATTTCTGTTGAGTTGCGTAATGTTCCTAAGAAGAACCGTCTTGCTCTAGCAGACTCTCGCGACTTCGATATCCTTCTTACTGGATGGGGCGCTGACTTTGCTGATGCCATCAACTTTATGGATCTTTTATATAGTGATTCAGCATATAATGAAGGCGGCTATTCCAACTCTGATTATGATGCTCTGATCGATCAATCAAAAACAACAAATGCTAATGATGATGAAAAGCGTTGGGAAGATCTTCAAGAAGCGCATAAAATCTTAACAGATGACTTTGCCTTCATTCCTTTGTACCAAGAAGCAGAAACACAACTACGGAACCCGGCTGTTAAAGGAATCATTTTCCATTCAGTTGGTGTAGAATTTGATTTAAGTCGCGCAAGTGTTGAAAATTAA
- a CDS encoding peptide ABC transporter substrate-binding protein has protein sequence MFKSITKGFIALASIIVLSACGQNGTAEDSETKSNGNGLAEQQELSVSVPASITSIDTIQTTDKNTFTIIQHLYEGLYRLDEDSNPVPGLAAEEAEISEDGRTYTFTLRDDAKWSNGEPITAHDFVYSWTKLANPETAAPNAYLLDSVVNGLEVRTGEKALEELGVEALSDTEFQVELVEPLPSFLTLISVVWLAPQNETYVEEQADSYAASSENAIYSGPFVLSNWTQGEETWTLEKNDEYYAADEVKLTKIDFNTIKEDQTGINLFNAGELDLTKITGQYVAQYQDNEGLVSHNDIANTFIDFNKEEGTPLANEHLRKAIAHSINKENLVNTVLNDGSVALNGLIPNNLYRNPETDVDFREYSGEYLTYDVEKAQEEWNLAKEDLGDSIELSLLVAEDYTNTQTAEYVQSQIQETLDGVTVTVNKQPKNNVNQTRADSNYDMSISGWIAGDNNLGYYFILYENGSAYNYGNYQNEKFNQLVTDAKTVNANDVNQQFEDYKQAETILLEEDAAQVPLYQGASNYLINPKVKGIQYHLYGDYFHFRTAYLTE, from the coding sequence ATGTTTAAATCTATAACAAAAGGATTTATTGCGTTAGCATCAATAATAGTTTTGAGTGCTTGTGGACAAAACGGAACTGCAGAAGATTCAGAAACAAAAAGTAACGGAAATGGTTTAGCGGAACAGCAAGAATTGAGCGTCAGTGTTCCAGCAAGTATAACGAGTATTGATACAATACAAACGACTGATAAAAATACTTTTACGATTATTCAACATTTATATGAAGGATTATACCGTTTGGATGAAGATAGCAACCCAGTTCCAGGTTTAGCTGCAGAAGAAGCCGAAATCAGCGAAGATGGACGAACTTATACATTTACTTTACGGGATGATGCTAAATGGAGTAATGGAGAACCCATTACTGCTCATGATTTTGTTTATTCTTGGACAAAACTAGCTAACCCTGAAACAGCTGCTCCAAATGCTTATTTACTGGATAGCGTTGTAAATGGACTGGAAGTACGTACAGGAGAGAAAGCGCTTGAAGAACTAGGAGTTGAAGCCTTATCCGATACCGAATTTCAAGTGGAACTAGTTGAACCTCTGCCATCTTTCTTAACATTGATTTCGGTTGTTTGGCTAGCTCCACAAAATGAAACTTACGTTGAGGAGCAAGCTGACAGCTATGCAGCTTCTAGCGAAAATGCGATTTATAGTGGTCCATTCGTTTTATCTAATTGGACACAAGGTGAAGAGACTTGGACACTAGAAAAAAATGATGAATATTATGCGGCTGATGAAGTGAAATTAACAAAAATTGATTTCAATACGATCAAAGAAGATCAGACTGGTATTAATTTGTTCAATGCAGGAGAATTAGATTTAACTAAAATTACTGGTCAATATGTAGCGCAATATCAAGATAATGAAGGGCTGGTTTCTCATAATGATATAGCAAATACATTTATTGATTTTAATAAAGAAGAAGGAACGCCTTTAGCGAATGAACATTTAAGAAAAGCGATTGCCCATTCTATTAATAAAGAAAATTTAGTCAACACGGTTCTAAATGATGGATCAGTAGCACTTAATGGACTGATTCCGAATAATCTTTATCGAAACCCGGAAACGGATGTTGATTTTAGAGAGTACAGCGGTGAGTATTTGACATACGATGTTGAAAAAGCGCAGGAAGAATGGAATCTAGCAAAAGAAGATCTAGGAGATTCTATAGAATTGAGTTTATTAGTTGCAGAAGATTACACAAATACTCAAACAGCGGAATATGTACAAAGCCAGATTCAAGAAACATTGGATGGCGTAACAGTTACAGTAAATAAACAACCTAAAAACAATGTAAACCAAACACGTGCGGATTCAAATTATGACATGTCTATTTCTGGATGGATCGCCGGTGATAATAACTTAGGTTATTACTTCATTTTATATGAAAATGGTTCTGCATATAATTATGGCAACTATCAAAATGAGAAGTTTAATCAATTAGTGACAGATGCAAAAACGGTAAACGCAAATGATGTGAATCAACAATTTGAAGATTACAAGCAAGCAGAAACCATTTTACTTGAAGAAGATGCAGCTCAAGTTCCGTTATACCAAGGCGCATCAAATTACTTGATTAATCCGAAAGTAAAAGGAATCCAATACCATCTTTATGGAGATTATTTCCACTTCAGAACAGCTTATTTGACTGAGTAG